The following coding sequences are from one Chroogloeocystis siderophila 5.2 s.c.1 window:
- a CDS encoding DUF2358 domain-containing protein — MNVEYQLQIEKVIATLKEDLPTLFEQDISYDIYTQDIYFQDPVNKFKGKLNYRIIFWTLRFHGQLFFTEIHFDLHDVYQAEIHTIIANWTVGGVLRVPWKANIFFHGYSTYKLTEAGLIYEHIDRWDRKPSEILQQFFQKGKDKSIS; from the coding sequence ATGAATGTAGAATATCAGTTGCAAATCGAAAAAGTCATTGCCACGCTTAAAGAGGATTTACCTACACTTTTTGAGCAAGATATCTCTTACGATATATATACTCAAGACATCTACTTTCAAGATCCAGTCAATAAGTTCAAAGGTAAACTAAACTACCGAATTATCTTTTGGACTTTACGATTTCACGGTCAATTGTTTTTCACTGAAATCCACTTCGACCTGCATGACGTATATCAAGCAGAAATACATACTATTATTGCTAATTGGACAGTAGGTGGGGTATTGCGCGTACCTTGGAAAGCTAATATCTTCTTCCATGGTTACTCAACCTATAAACTCACTGAAGCAGGTTTAATATACGAACACATAGATCGCTGGGATCGTAAACCCAGCGAAATCTTACAACAGTTTTTTCAAAAAGGGAAAGACAAAAGCATTAGTTGA
- a CDS encoding response regulator: MQLSTLLCEAMSMRDNAVKILLVEDNPCDAELTLHSLKSSNLTNHIEVVRDGAEALDFIFCTSNYAHRSMDDRPRVILLDPKIPKVDGLEVLQKIKSDLRTRIIPVVVLTSSRIEAGKEELALEQLIVENVCQA; encoded by the coding sequence GTGCAACTTTCTACTTTACTTTGTGAGGCGATGTCGATGCGAGATAATGCGGTGAAAATTTTGCTTGTTGAAGATAATCCGTGTGATGCAGAACTGACGCTTCATTCACTTAAAAGTAGTAACCTCACCAATCATATTGAGGTAGTCCGCGATGGTGCAGAAGCACTCGACTTTATTTTTTGTACTAGCAATTATGCACATCGCTCGATGGATGATAGACCTAGGGTGATTCTTCTCGACCCTAAAATCCCAAAAGTTGACGGCTTAGAAGTTCTGCAAAAAATTAAATCCGATCTTCGCACGCGCATTATTCCTGTTGTGGTTCTGACATCTTCGCGCATTGAGGCAGGAAAAGAAGAATTAGCCCTAGAACAATTGATTGTTGAAAATGTTTGCCAAGCTTGA
- the uvrA gene encoding excinuclease ABC subunit UvrA, producing MSHPAETLDTLNANGNRPLGVNRASQNTIRIRGARQHNLKNIDLELPRDRLIVFTGVSGSGKSSLAFDTIFAEGQRRYVESLSAYARQFLGQLDKPDVEAIEGLSPAISIDQKSTSHNPRSTVGTVTEIYDYLRLLFGRAGKPHCPICDRSIAPQTIDEMSDRIMELPDRTRFQILAPVVRGKKGTHRKLLSSLASEGFARVRIDGEVRELSDSIELDKNQTHNIEVVIDRLIKKSGIQERLTDSLTTCLRRSEGIAVIEILDRAEADNNVVMHPTATQMKAVEDSTAYVTSPLEKEIVFSENFACPEHGAVMEELSPRLFSFNSPYGACPHCHGLGNLRTFSPELVVPDPAQPVYAAIAPWSEKDNSYYLSLLYSVGQAFGFEIKTLWKHLTPEQQHVILQGAEQPIWNHDRNDYRRYAGVIPILQRQYNDASELIKQKLEQYLVYQPCEVCQGQRLKPEALAVRLGQYRILDLTGVSIRDCQQRIHNLKLSDRQMQIADLVLREIKARLQFLLDVGLDYLTLDRPAMTLSGGEAQRIRLATQIGSGLTGVLYVLDEPSIGLHQRDNGRLLRTLTRLRDLGNTLIVVEHDEETIRAADHVVDIGPGAGIHGGNIIAQGDLQALLEAKDSLTGAYLSGRQAIATPAQRREGNGRSLVMKNAHRNNLRNIDVKIPLGKLVCVTGVSGSGKSTLINELLYPALQHHLTRKVPFPQQIDAVEGLDAVDKAIVIDQSPIGRTPRSNPATYTGVFDAIRDVFSQTIEAKARGYKPGQFSFNVKGGRCEACGGQGVNVIEMNFLPDVYVQCEVCKGARYNRETLQVKYKGKSIADVLDMTVEESLEVFQNIPKAFTRLQTLVDVGLGYIKLGQPATTLSGGEAQRVKLATELSRRATGKTLYLIDEPTTGLSFYDVHKLLDVLQRLVDKGNSILVIEHNLDVIRCSDWIIDLGPEGGDKGGELVAAGTPESVAENSQSYTGQYIKQVLQQYPSK from the coding sequence ATGTCTCACCCTGCTGAAACTTTAGACACGCTGAATGCAAATGGGAATCGTCCCCTTGGTGTGAATCGCGCTAGTCAGAATACGATCCGTATCCGTGGGGCTAGACAGCATAATCTCAAGAATATTGATTTAGAGTTGCCGCGCGATCGCTTGATCGTGTTCACTGGCGTATCCGGTTCGGGCAAATCTTCTTTAGCGTTTGATACAATTTTTGCTGAGGGACAGCGGCGCTATGTAGAATCTCTCAGTGCTTACGCTAGGCAATTTTTAGGACAACTTGATAAACCTGATGTCGAAGCAATTGAAGGTTTAAGCCCTGCGATTTCGATCGATCAAAAGTCAACTTCACACAATCCGCGTTCTACAGTTGGTACAGTAACAGAAATTTACGATTACTTGCGATTATTGTTCGGACGTGCTGGTAAACCGCATTGTCCGATTTGCGATCGCTCGATTGCACCGCAGACAATCGACGAGATGAGCGATCGCATTATGGAACTACCCGATCGCACGCGCTTTCAGATTCTCGCCCCCGTGGTACGCGGGAAAAAAGGAACGCATCGCAAACTTTTATCTAGCCTTGCTTCCGAAGGATTCGCCCGCGTCAGAATTGATGGAGAAGTTCGCGAACTAAGTGACTCAATTGAACTTGACAAAAATCAAACGCACAACATCGAAGTTGTCATTGATCGCTTAATTAAAAAATCAGGAATTCAAGAACGTCTGACGGATTCGTTAACGACTTGCTTGCGGCGATCCGAAGGAATTGCTGTCATCGAGATTCTTGATCGCGCTGAGGCAGATAATAACGTCGTGATGCATCCTACTGCAACACAGATGAAAGCCGTAGAGGATTCAACTGCATACGTGACGTCACCTTTAGAAAAAGAAATCGTCTTTTCTGAAAACTTTGCGTGTCCCGAACATGGCGCAGTGATGGAAGAACTGTCACCACGGTTATTTTCCTTTAATTCGCCGTATGGTGCGTGTCCGCACTGTCATGGATTGGGAAATTTGCGGACATTTTCACCAGAGTTAGTCGTTCCCGATCCTGCACAGCCTGTTTATGCGGCGATCGCACCCTGGTCAGAAAAAGACAATTCTTATTATCTTTCCTTACTTTATAGTGTTGGGCAAGCTTTTGGGTTTGAAATCAAAACGCTGTGGAAACACTTAACACCTGAACAGCAACACGTTATTTTACAAGGTGCAGAACAACCGATTTGGAATCACGATCGCAATGACTATCGCCGTTACGCAGGTGTCATTCCAATTTTACAGCGACAATATAATGATGCTTCCGAACTAATTAAACAAAAACTCGAACAGTATCTTGTTTATCAACCGTGCGAAGTTTGTCAAGGACAACGTTTAAAACCCGAAGCGCTGGCGGTGCGTTTAGGACAATACCGCATTCTCGATCTTACCGGAGTGTCGATTCGCGATTGTCAACAACGGATTCATAATTTAAAACTCAGCGATCGCCAAATGCAAATTGCTGATTTGGTATTGCGCGAAATTAAAGCCCGATTGCAGTTTCTTTTGGATGTAGGGTTAGATTACCTCACCTTAGACCGTCCAGCAATGACACTTTCAGGTGGAGAAGCACAACGCATTCGCTTAGCAACGCAAATCGGTTCAGGACTCACAGGCGTACTTTACGTTTTAGACGAACCAAGTATCGGATTGCATCAACGCGACAACGGACGCTTGCTAAGAACTTTAACGCGATTACGCGATTTAGGTAATACCTTAATTGTTGTCGAACACGATGAAGAAACCATCCGCGCAGCAGATCATGTTGTCGATATTGGTCCTGGTGCGGGGATTCATGGGGGTAATATTATTGCCCAAGGTGACTTGCAAGCATTACTAGAAGCAAAAGATTCGCTAACAGGCGCGTACCTATCGGGAAGACAGGCGATCGCAACACCCGCACAACGACGCGAAGGTAACGGGCGATCGCTTGTCATGAAAAACGCCCACCGCAACAACTTAAGAAACATTGATGTCAAAATTCCCCTTGGTAAACTTGTCTGCGTAACTGGGGTTTCGGGTTCGGGTAAATCGACACTCATTAACGAATTACTTTATCCGGCTTTACAACATCACTTAACGCGTAAAGTTCCCTTTCCACAACAAATCGATGCGGTGGAAGGATTGGACGCAGTTGATAAGGCGATCGTCATCGATCAATCTCCGATTGGGCGAACACCGCGTTCTAACCCCGCGACTTATACAGGTGTTTTTGATGCAATTCGCGACGTTTTTAGTCAAACAATCGAAGCCAAAGCACGAGGTTATAAGCCAGGACAATTTTCATTTAATGTCAAAGGTGGGCGCTGCGAAGCTTGTGGCGGACAAGGTGTCAATGTCATTGAAATGAACTTTCTTCCTGATGTTTATGTGCAGTGTGAAGTTTGTAAAGGTGCGCGATACAATCGCGAAACATTGCAAGTCAAATACAAGGGAAAATCCATCGCTGATGTTCTTGATATGACGGTAGAGGAAAGCTTAGAAGTTTTCCAAAATATTCCTAAAGCTTTTACGCGACTGCAAACATTAGTTGATGTTGGTTTGGGCTATATCAAACTTGGCCAACCTGCAACAACACTATCAGGTGGTGAAGCACAACGGGTAAAATTAGCAACTGAATTATCGCGCCGCGCCACAGGAAAAACTTTGTATTTAATTGACGAACCAACAACAGGTTTATCGTTTTATGACGTGCATAAGTTATTAGATGTTTTGCAACGTTTGGTTGATAAAGGTAATTCTATTTTGGTAATTGAACATAATTTAGATGTGATTCGTTGTAGCGATTGGATTATTGATTTAGGTCCAGAAGGTGGTGATAAAGGTGGTGAATTAGTTGCAGCAGGTACGCCGGAATCAGTAGCAGAAAATTCACAGTCTTATACGGGGCAATATATTAAGCAGGTTTTGCAGCAGTATCCATCAAAGTGA